In Salinibacterium sp. dk2585, a single window of DNA contains:
- a CDS encoding metal ABC transporter permease translates to MIELLSAVNAALFDFTDYGELLVLVRNSIIAGAVLGIVGGLIGPFVMSRDLAFAVHGISELSFAGAAAALLLGINVVAGSIGGSLLAALIIGLLGNRARERNSIVGVMMPFGLGLGILFLALYDGRAANKFGLLTGQIVSVDNPQLGLLLVIGTIVVVGLVIMSRPLTFSSVDPDVARARAVPVTAISITFMVLLGLATAISIQIVGALLVLALLVTPAAAAMRVTASPLITPILSVVFAVVSVVGGIMLSLGGALPISPFVTTISFTIYLACRLIGWRRDRSGASGRRVSTKPVAA, encoded by the coding sequence ATGATCGAACTGCTCTCAGCGGTCAACGCGGCCCTGTTCGACTTCACCGACTACGGCGAACTGCTCGTGCTCGTGCGCAACTCGATCATCGCGGGCGCCGTGCTCGGCATCGTCGGAGGACTCATCGGCCCCTTCGTCATGAGCCGCGACCTCGCCTTTGCGGTGCACGGCATCAGCGAGCTCTCCTTCGCGGGCGCCGCCGCTGCGCTCCTGCTGGGCATCAACGTCGTGGCCGGGTCGATCGGGGGTTCGCTGCTCGCGGCCCTCATCATCGGCCTGCTCGGCAACCGGGCCCGCGAACGCAACTCCATCGTGGGCGTCATGATGCCCTTCGGGCTGGGCCTCGGCATCCTGTTCCTCGCGCTCTATGACGGGCGAGCGGCCAACAAGTTCGGCCTGCTCACGGGCCAGATCGTTTCCGTCGACAACCCGCAGCTCGGCCTCCTGCTCGTGATCGGGACGATCGTCGTGGTCGGGCTCGTCATCATGTCGCGTCCCCTCACCTTCTCCAGCGTGGACCCGGATGTCGCGCGCGCCCGCGCCGTGCCCGTCACCGCCATCTCGATCACCTTCATGGTGTTGCTGGGCCTCGCGACGGCCATCAGCATCCAGATCGTGGGGGCCCTTCTCGTGCTCGCGCTGCTCGTGACGCCCGCGGCCGCGGCCATGCGGGTCACGGCATCGCCGCTCATCACCCCGATCCTCAGCGTCGTGTTCGCCGTCGTCTCCGTTGTCGGCGGCATCATGCTCTCGCTCGGCGGGGCGCTGCCCATCAGCCCGTTCGTCACGACGATCTCCTTCACGATCTACCTGGCCTGCCGCCTCATCGGATGGCGGCGAGACCGCAGCGGGGCCAGCGGGCGCCGCGTGTCGACAAAACCGGTGGCGGCATGA
- a CDS encoding Fur family transcriptional regulator yields the protein MKRRTWQRDAVAEALAENTGFVSAQALHGQLRDAGSPIGLATVYRTLAKLAEGGEIDSLQLDGEGLYRACATEHHHHHLICRSCGTTAELEAEPVEAWARAVAAQHGFTAPAHVVDVFGLCPDCSRA from the coding sequence ATGAAGCGACGTACCTGGCAGCGGGATGCTGTCGCCGAAGCCCTCGCCGAGAACACCGGTTTCGTGAGCGCGCAGGCCCTCCACGGGCAACTGCGGGATGCCGGCAGCCCCATCGGCCTCGCGACCGTGTACCGCACGCTCGCCAAGTTGGCGGAGGGCGGCGAGATCGACAGCCTCCAGCTCGACGGCGAGGGCCTCTACCGGGCGTGCGCCACCGAGCACCATCACCACCACCTCATCTGCCGCAGCTGCGGCACGACGGCTGAGCTGGAGGCGGAACCGGTCGAGGCGTGGGCGCGCGCCGTCGCGGCGCAGCACGGCTTCACGGCACCGGCCCACGTCGTCGACGTGTTCGGGCTGTGCCCCGACTGCAGCCGGGCGTGA
- the rpmB gene encoding 50S ribosomal protein L28 codes for MAANCQVTGATPGFGHNISHSHRRTKRRFDPNVQKKTYYVPSLRRNVTLTLSAKGIKVIDARGIESVVKDLLARGEKI; via the coding sequence ATGGCAGCAAACTGCCAGGTGACCGGAGCCACACCCGGCTTCGGACACAACATTTCACACTCGCACCGTCGTACGAAGCGCCGCTTCGACCCGAACGTGCAGAAGAAGACGTACTACGTGCCGTCGCTTCGCCGCAACGTGACCCTGACGCTCAGCGCCAAGGGCATCAAGGTGATTGACGCACGCGGCATCGAGTCGGTCGTCAAGGACCTGCTCGCACGTGGGGAGAAGATCTAA
- the rpmG gene encoding 50S ribosomal protein L33 yields the protein MAKQQDIRPIIKLRSTAGTGYTYVTRKNRRNNPDRLVLKKYDPVIRQHVEFREER from the coding sequence ATGGCCAAGCAGCAGGACATCCGCCCCATCATCAAGCTCCGCTCCACGGCGGGCACCGGGTACACCTACGTGACCCGTAAGAACCGCCGCAACAACCCCGACCGTCTTGTGCTGAAGAAGTATGACCCCGTCATCCGCCAGCACGTCGAATTCCGTGAGGAGCGCTAA
- the rpsN gene encoding 30S ribosomal protein S14, which yields MAKKSMIAKNEQRKVVVARYAEKRAALKKALVDPNSTDEQREEARLGLQKLPRNASPVRVRGRDAIDGRPRGFLREFGVSRVRFRDMAHRGELPGITKSSW from the coding sequence ATGGCGAAGAAGAGCATGATTGCCAAGAACGAGCAGCGCAAGGTCGTTGTGGCCCGCTACGCCGAGAAGCGCGCTGCGCTCAAGAAGGCGCTCGTTGACCCCAACTCGACCGACGAGCAGCGCGAGGAGGCCCGCCTGGGTCTGCAGAAGCTGCCGCGCAACGCCTCGCCCGTCCGTGTGCGTGGTCGTGACGCGATCGACGGTCGCCCCCGCGGCTTCCTCCGCGAGTTCGGCGTTTCGCGTGTGCGCTTCCGTGACATGGCTCACCGTGGCGAATTGCCCGGAATCACCAAGTCAAGCTGGTAA
- a CDS encoding HU family DNA-binding protein, translated as MADKSLNRTELVAAVAAASGQSQAAVNSTLDALFNTVAEEVGKGTKITIPGWLSFERTHRAARAGRNPSTGEAIQIAAGYGVKVSAGSKLKAAAK; from the coding sequence ATGGCTGACAAGTCACTCAACCGCACCGAGCTCGTCGCTGCCGTCGCAGCTGCCTCTGGCCAGAGCCAGGCTGCCGTCAACTCGACGCTCGACGCCCTCTTCAACACCGTCGCCGAAGAGGTCGGCAAGGGCACGAAGATCACCATCCCCGGATGGCTTTCCTTCGAGCGCACCCACCGTGCCGCTCGTGCGGGCCGCAACCCCTCCACCGGTGAGGCGATCCAGATCGCTGCTGGCTACGGCGTGAAGGTCAGCGCAGGAAGCAAGCTCAAGGCCGCCGCGAAGTAA
- a CDS encoding YihY/virulence factor BrkB family protein, whose product MAMRQGKAVSGPGASDRHGATAPHPEDPRKPDDLTDVAAPAWGYVIRRSIREFIKDRCTHLAAALTYYALLSLFPALLALVSTLGLFGQGQQTVDALLGAITSLTDASVADTLRGPIEQLADSSAAGFAFIAGLAGALWSASGYVTAFAHSMNTIYEVEEGRPIWKLRPIMLLITVVLLVIAVVMVLLLLLSGPVAETIGAALGLNETVVTVWNIAKWPVLVAFAVLLVAVLYHATPNVKQPKFRWVSPGSIVGLLVLAIATLGFFFYVANFGNYNATYGSIGGVIVLLLWFWIVNLALLFGAEFDAELERGRELQGGIEAEETIQLPPRDTRQMEKNEEKEQKFVQQGRELREEHAHEHRDDDK is encoded by the coding sequence ATGGCAATGCGACAGGGCAAGGCAGTATCGGGACCCGGAGCGAGCGACCGTCACGGCGCCACGGCGCCCCACCCCGAAGACCCTCGCAAGCCCGACGACCTAACGGATGTCGCGGCCCCCGCCTGGGGCTATGTGATCAGGCGCAGCATCCGCGAGTTCATCAAAGACAGGTGCACCCACCTCGCCGCGGCACTCACCTACTACGCGCTGCTCTCGCTCTTCCCCGCGCTCCTCGCGCTCGTCTCGACACTGGGACTCTTCGGGCAGGGGCAACAGACCGTCGACGCCCTGCTCGGCGCGATCACCTCACTGACGGATGCCTCGGTGGCCGACACGCTCCGGGGTCCAATCGAGCAGCTAGCCGATTCATCCGCCGCCGGTTTCGCCTTCATCGCCGGCCTCGCGGGCGCCCTGTGGTCGGCGTCGGGATACGTGACGGCGTTCGCACACTCCATGAACACCATCTACGAGGTGGAGGAGGGGCGTCCCATCTGGAAGCTGCGGCCGATCATGCTCCTGATCACGGTCGTGCTGCTGGTCATCGCCGTCGTCATGGTGCTGTTGCTCCTGCTCTCGGGCCCCGTCGCCGAGACCATCGGTGCCGCGCTTGGCCTGAACGAGACCGTCGTCACCGTGTGGAACATCGCAAAGTGGCCCGTGCTCGTGGCGTTCGCCGTGCTGCTTGTAGCCGTGCTCTACCACGCGACCCCCAACGTGAAGCAGCCGAAGTTCCGCTGGGTCAGCCCCGGCAGCATCGTGGGCCTGCTCGTGCTCGCCATCGCCACGCTCGGCTTCTTCTTCTACGTCGCCAACTTCGGCAACTACAACGCCACCTACGGCAGCATCGGTGGTGTCATCGTGCTGCTCCTGTGGTTCTGGATCGTCAACCTGGCGCTCCTCTTCGGCGCCGAGTTCGACGCCGAGCTCGAGCGCGGGCGCGAACTGCAGGGCGGCATCGAGGCGGAGGAGACCATCCAGCTGCCGCCGCGCGACACGAGGCAGATGGAGAAGAACGAGGAGAAGGAACAGAAGTTCGTGCAGCAGGGACGCGAGCTGCGCGAGGAGCACGCGCACGAACACCGCGACGACGACAAGTAG
- a CDS encoding phage holin family protein translates to MTDTGPGQDAPKQSLGDLIGEVTRDFSTLMRQELELAKAELRESAKRGGKGAGMFGGAGVAGHFVLLFLSIALWAGLSEVMAAGWAALIVAVLWGIVAAVLAVMGRKEFEQIRGMPQTLQTAKKIPDTLKPNGDNS, encoded by the coding sequence ATGACCGACACAGGCCCTGGCCAGGATGCGCCCAAGCAGTCGCTCGGCGACCTGATCGGCGAGGTCACGCGGGACTTCTCGACGCTCATGCGCCAAGAGCTCGAGCTGGCGAAGGCGGAGTTGCGCGAGAGCGCGAAGCGCGGCGGTAAGGGCGCGGGCATGTTCGGCGGCGCGGGAGTGGCGGGCCACTTCGTGCTGCTGTTCCTCTCGATTGCGCTCTGGGCGGGCCTCTCTGAAGTGATGGCTGCGGGCTGGGCCGCACTCATCGTGGCCGTGCTGTGGGGCATCGTCGCGGCGGTCCTCGCCGTCATGGGTCGCAAGGAGTTCGAGCAGATCCGCGGTATGCCGCAGACCCTGCAGACCGCAAAGAAGATTCCAGACACACTGAAACCGAATGGGGACAACTCATGA
- a CDS encoding DUF3618 domain-containing protein produces the protein MSNTDPDAIREDIERTRHELGTDVDALADKVTPSKIVHRQTDKVKGAVGGLRDRVFGVASDARDSVGSTAHDLKDGAAELPHRAKQAAEGNPLAVGLIAFGVGWLASSLLPASDKESRLGSTIKEKAEPLVDEAKQAAKAVADDLKEPAKEAMESVKSTASEAAGHVKGEASSAASEVRDHGTSAAQHVKEQGTQS, from the coding sequence ATGAGCAATACAGATCCGGATGCGATCCGGGAAGACATCGAACGCACGAGACACGAACTGGGCACCGATGTGGATGCCCTCGCCGACAAGGTGACGCCGTCGAAAATCGTGCACCGACAGACCGACAAGGTGAAGGGCGCGGTCGGCGGGCTGCGTGACCGCGTCTTCGGCGTCGCGAGTGACGCCCGTGACAGTGTGGGGAGCACGGCGCACGACCTCAAGGACGGCGCGGCCGAGCTGCCCCACAGGGCGAAGCAGGCTGCCGAGGGCAATCCGCTCGCCGTAGGACTCATCGCCTTCGGCGTCGGCTGGCTCGCCTCCTCCCTGCTGCCCGCGAGTGACAAGGAGTCGCGCCTCGGCAGCACCATCAAGGAGAAGGCCGAGCCGCTCGTGGATGAGGCCAAGCAGGCCGCCAAGGCGGTCGCGGATGACCTCAAGGAGCCCGCGAAGGAGGCCATGGAATCGGTCAAGTCCACGGCATCCGAGGCGGCCGGGCACGTCAAGGGCGAGGCGTCGAGCGCGGCCTCCGAGGTGAGGGATCACGGAACCTCGGCGGCGCAGCACGTGAAGGAACAGGGCACACAGTCCTGA